The DNA sequence ATACCCCAGCATTCTTTTTGTGGATTACGATAACTCGCTTATCCTTGGCAGCATACTCATCGCAGATATTTCCGCAATTGTCAGGCGATCCATCATCCACGAGTATAATCTCAATTTCCTTAAGTGTCTGTCCTAGCACAGAATCCAGACATCTAGTGAGGAATTTCTCCACTTTATATACAGGGATGATAATAGAAACTTTAGGTTTCATTGTATCCCCCCCATTAATTCTTCCTTGTGTTTAATAACAGATCCTGCTGGTACATCCTTATAAATCAAACAGTTTGCACCGATCACGCAATTATCACCTATGTGCACTCCTGCAAGAATTGTTACATTACTTGCTATCCAGCAGTTATTTCCTATAGAAACTTCCTTGCTTGTGAATCCCTGTGAATGAATCGAAATTCCAGCATTCTTCTCACTGTACTTATGGTTATGGTCGTATATCTTAACACCCTCGCCAAAAATGCAATCATTTCCAATCTTAATTTTCTTTATTGACGTCGCTGAAAAATAATTATTCACAAAACAATTATCGCCAAATTCAACACGACCTGTAGGTTCAATATACAGTTTAAAATTACCTCTGAATTTAAAATGCTGTCCGTATACAAATCTATCTCTGTATACGAAACGATAATATGCAGTTATCACTATCCGTCTGGCATTTATTAAAACTCTATGAACAAAAAACATGACCCTTACTCCTCACTAAGCATTCGTTCATAGCACTCCATCAGTTTTATAACGTGATGTTCCGAAGAATACTTTTCTCTATTAAAATCTTTTTCAATGTTGGACTGCAGTTTGGTTACAAGCGCATCACTTTCCATACTACAGATAGCCTTATAAAGAGCATTTACTTTTTTCCCTGAATAAATCAGTCCATTATATTCATGCTGAATGTAATCTTTACCGGCTGAGCAATCTGAAACAATACACGGCAGACAATATCCTCCCATTACCTCCGGGATAGTTAACGGAGCACCTTCATACCATACCGATGGGAAAACAAGTGCACGTGCCTGAAGGATATACTCCTTCATTTCCGCCTGTTGTTTCCATCCAACAAACTCTATCATGGGGTATTTTTTTTTCAGATCATCCAGTCTATCTCCAGAGCCAATTACCAGTCCACTCACTCCGGCTTTAGTGATTCCCTCACAGAAAAAATCTATGCCTTTCTCATACGACAAGCGGCCAATATACAAATATTTTTTATTTTTGCTGGCAGGAACAATTGACCGCAGTTCAACATTGATTGGATTCGTAATCACCATCTTTTTATAGCGAAAAGGAATTCGTTTCTCAGAAACATTCTCATTGAATTTTGAGATAAATGCCACATATAAGTCTGTTCCTTTAACCAGCTTGTGCATGCCAATCTGCCGGATAATTCTATACAGTTTATATATGTAACTTCTCTTGTCACAGTTACACGTCACACAATCAACGCTCAGTGCTTCTCTTTCACATATCTCTTTCTTTTGAAAGTCATAGCAACAGCCGTTTGGACATTGTAGAAAGTAGTCATGCATTGTCACAAGAACTTTAAATCCCATCCTCTTAATTGGAATAAAAATGGATGAACTCAGTACCTTTGACCAGCCGTGCATATGGATAACCGTATCTTTAGGATCATACTCTTTTAACAACTTCTCCATCTCCTGCCGTGCAGAACGATTGTAAATTCCTCTGATGATTCCACGCAACCTGTTGCTGTCTTTTATTGCTTCCTCTTGATTCAGGCATATAACATGTACGTTGCTATTTTTTAGCTCATCACATACCGAACCTTTTCCTGTAAACATGACAACATTGCTGTCTGTTTCTGCAAGTGAAACAGCACTTGTAACAGCTACTCTCTCAGCACCACCAGTTATATTTGCAAAATCACAAACAACAATAATATTTTTAACCTTCATGTCTACACTCTTCCCACCTGATTATTCTATCAACAGTTCTTCAAATTTTTTTCTTGCAACATTCCAAGTGAAATTATCCTTAATAAAGTCACTTCCATTTTTTCCAATTAAGCATCTATTGGCTTCATCTGTAAGCAGATCAGTGACCCAATCTGCAAACTCCGAATTATCGTCTGCAACAATCCAATCTTTACCGTTCACAGCATTTATATTTTCGGCTCCAATGCTTGTCGTTACAATGGGTAGTCCCATCGCCATTGCTTCAAGATTTTTGGTTTTTATTCCACTTCCAAATGTCATTGGGCAAACAAAAACCTTACACCGCTCCAGATAATCTCGGACGTCTTCTACACGTCCAGTAAAATACACGTGTTCTGATTCAAGCTTACGCAATTCCTCCGATACACCACCACCAATAACCATGAACACTGTATCCGGAACCTTTTGCAAAACAATTGGTAGGATTTCTGAAATAAAATGTCGGACTGCATTTTCATTGTGTGCTACACTCATTGCTCCCAAAAAGCCGACTATGTTTTTTGTTGCCTTAGGTTCGCGGTAATAGAAATAATCCACATCCACACCTATCGGAACTGCAACCGCTTTGTCTTGTTTTAATTCCTGATTAAATTCATAGGCCTCTTTTTCTGCGACAAATACTGTTTTTTCACATATCTGTCCAATTTCTTTTTCATATTTTTCCAACAAAGCAACCTCATTCTTCATTACTGCCAATTTCAAAGGTTTGACCAGCATTATTGCTCGGAGAACTTTCGGCACAGTATAAAGAAATGCCCCGTATGGATTTATTCCATCAATGTCATTGTCTAACTGTCTTTTGTAGCGCAACGAAATTCTATCATCCAGATCTGCAATTCTAAAAGAATCTATGTCTCTTATGTATTCAGTACTGCGAACCATGTCTCCAATTACGTATTTTGGATGTTCTTTTTCAACAAGTTCATCTACCATCTTTTTTGCTTCAGGACTCCAGTACAATGCTACCTGCATCGGTTTTTCATGCAAGATAATAGAATCTTTTACAATTCCCAATATGCGGCTTTTTGCAGACGCTTTTGGTAGGACGATTAATTTATCAATAAATTCCGGTTTTTGTGTAGGATCATCACTGCTCTCCAAAAATGCAGCGACAACCAATCGATAACCCAATTCTTCTGATAAAATTCTGCAATAATGATATAAAGATGTCTTTCTGCCAGAAGATGCCGGAAATGGAAGTCTTGGCATTATAAATAATATTGTTTTTTCTTTACTCATCCTTAATTTCTCCAAAAAATTCATTCTCTAGCATCAGACACAGACAATGGTAAACAGGAAGATGCAATTCCTGAATCATATATGTCTCAGTCTGTGGAACTTTGATACACACATCACTCATCTGCGCTAACTTACTGTCCTTTGCACCGGTCAGGCCAATCACCTTCATTCCTTTGGCATGAGCAGTCGTCGCTGCATACAAAACATTTTTACTGTTTCCACTTGTCGAAATGCCAAGAAACACATCCCCGGTCTTGCCATAGCCATTTACCTGCTGTGCAAAACACAGAAGCGGTTCGCAATCATTCATGTACGCAGTAGATAACGCCGGATGTCCATCCAGTGCAATAGCAGGAAGCGCACCTTGCAGGTTTTCTACAAGAACAGTTCCAAGCTCCTTATTTTCCTTAACAAGTTTATCTGCGAAATCTGCGTCTGGTTTTCGAGGGAGTTTGAAGCCTTTCATTAATTCGCCAACAATGTGTTCCGCATCTGCAGCTGATCCACCATTGCCAGCAATCAGTAGCTTTCCACCGCAACCATAGCAATCTCTAAGAACTTTATATGCCTTCAAAATATCATCTTTTGCCACTAAAAGTTCAGGATATCTTTTTACAAGTATCTCAATCTCATTCATTCGATTTCTCCTTAATTATTCTGGAAGGATTACCAGCAACAACGACATTTGAAGGAACGTCATGTGTCACTACGGCGTTAGCACCAATAACCGCATTGTCACCGATTGTCACATTGCCTAATACACATGCACCAGCTCCTATCATCACATGATTTCCAATTACAGGTGCACCACCCTCATTAATTCCTCCTGACCACTTGCTACCTAATGTTACATGTTGAAAAATAGTACATTTTTCGCCAATTATGCATTTGGGATGCACAACACAACCAAGTCCTCTATGGTAAAAATAGGTTCCTGCACCTATTGAAGCTTTAGCACTGATTGAATTTGCAAAGAGTATGTGTTCTAGAATATCTAAGAATCTTCCTATCTTCTGTAGCACTCCTCCATCTCGATTAATGAGAGCATGTGCCCACTTCCACAATATGTTCATTTCTCTCCTCACTTCATACCTGAATTTACAAATGAAGATAGCGATTTAACCGTAACCATCTGACCATAGTTTTCATCAACTTCGCTTAAAAGCACAGTCTTGCATCCAGCATTGATGCCAGCTTTAACATCGTTTTCCCCATCGCCAATCATCCACGACTGTGACAAATCAATGTTATAATCTTCTGCTGCTTTCAACAGCATTCCTGGCTTCGGTTTACGACAGTCACATTCAATCTTCAGTTCCGGGCACTCACCTTCATATCCCTTATGAGGGTGATGCGGGCAATAATAAATGGCATCCAAATATGCGCCTTCTTTTCCAAGGAGTGTTTCCATCTTATTGTGGATTTCTTCAAGTTCATCAAAAGACACTTCTCCACGGGCAATAACCGGCTGATTTGTCACAACAATTGCTAGATAACCAGATTCATTAATCTTACGGATTGCCGTCGCAACGCCATCAATCAATTCAAAATCATCTATCTTTCTAAGAAACCCAACATATTTATTGATAGTACCGTCTCGGTCAAGAAATACCGCCTTTTGTTTGTTTTTCAGATTTTTTCCAGAGACTCTGCCCTCTTTATAATCTGCACATACAGAGTAATACCTCTCTGGAGTGCCCATGTCTTTGACATACTCTGGACTGTCATAACAGAACATCTTTCCTGTCCCCGCTAATGGTTTCAATAACTGACGATCCAAATCGACTTTTACCGGTTTACCATTTGCGCCATTTTTACCTATTAAATCTGCATCAATACCGGAAAACTCCAGTACTTTAGGATTAATAACATGTAAACCTGCATTCACACGATTTTTGTAGTACTGTGGCCGTGCATCTTCCTTGGTCAACCACTTTTCGACTGTGCCATTTTTATCCGCGACAATTAGTCCGCTATCATAGGGATGACTATTCGGATGCGTAAAAAGTGTAACCAATCCGCCACGTTTCCGGTGAAAAGCAACAAAGCGGTTAAAATCCACATCAAACATCGCATCTGCATTTAGGAGCAAAAAATCAGATGTCAGCTTATCTTTTATTTTGAACAGCGCACCTGCATTGCCGAGTGGCTCTTTTTCAAAATAGTACTCAATATGTACACCAAACGGCTTTCCTGTTGCCGGAGAGTTTCCAGAACCGTCACCAAAGTAATCCATAATAATATTTCCCAAGTGACTTACCGTCATAATAATGTCATCAAATCCCTGATCTTTCAGACATTTGATTTCTCGTTCCAATACCGGAATGCCTTCAATTTTTATCATCGGCTTAGGAATATCACTCGTTACAGAGGAAATACGAGTGCCTTTCCCGCCTGCCATAATCACTACTTTCATGTCTCTAATCCTTCGGTGTATAGTCTTCCGGTGTATAATGGATTATACGCGTTCCACTATCTTCAAATTTGAACGGAATATAGAGTAGGTCGCGCATCGCCCAACGAACAGCATCCTGTCGTTCCGGCTGTACATAGAATACAAGGAATCCACCACCGCCGGCACCAAGAAGTTTTCCGCCCAAAGCACCAGCAGCCATTCCTTTTGCATAAAGTTCATCAATGCTATTTGTGGACACCGCTGATCCCGTTTGACGTTTCAACTTCCATGTGTGATCCAACAACCTACCGAAATCATCAAGATTCTTTTCCTTATCTGTCAGAACTCTCTCTGCATCGTCAACTAAAGACAGCATTTCTTTTAACTGTCCTGTTTTATCAACCTTACCTGAGGCATTTACTTTCTGAACGTCAGAAGAAAAGCGAGTAAAACCAGTAAAGAACATCATTAAATTTTGATTTAGCTGCTTCTTTCTCTCAGGTGAAATGATCATAGGTAGGACTTCATATCCATCCGCATTAAAGTTGATACGATTAAATCCACCAAATGATGCTGCAATCTGATCCTGCCAGCCACCTGCTTCCTGACACAGATTTCGCTCCAGATAAATTGCTTCATCTGCCAATTTTTTCTTATCAGCATATTTTCCTTTTAGCGCATAAAAGGCATTCAGCATTCCTACTGCAAAAGAACTTGATGTTCCTAACCCGGAACGTGCTGGGAGATCAGCTTCATATGTAAGACGAATTTCGTGCATGTCTAGCATCTTCATCGCATTGCGAATTGCAGGATGTTGAATGTCATCGATATTTGTCACACGCTCAGTTTTTGAATAAGATAACTCAGTAGAGTAATCAAAGAAACGTGGCAGGTGTCTAACGTTCACGTAACAATATTTATCAAATGTGGTAGACAAAACGGCACCGCCATATTCTTTAAAAAAGCTTTCCATATCTGTTCCGCCGCCAAAAAAAGACATACGGAAAGGTGTCTGTGTAATAATCATTTATTTACTCCTCTGGTTCTTCTCGAACCAATCCCTTAAAAGTACCTTCATATCTATGTACACATCTGCTCTTCACAGATAGTATTTCTTTTTCCTTTTGCTGCTCCTAGTCAGCTAAGTTTTCCCTTAAAATTTCATTATATCCAAACCAATATCACATCGATCCTTCACCCTTCAACACAACACCCACTGTCTTGAACAGTATCTTGATGTCGTTTACAAGACTCCATTCATCGATATACTTACGGTCTAATCTTACAACCTCATCGAAATCCGTGATATTACTTCTTCCGCTGACCTGCCAGAGTCCTGTGATACCCGGTTTGATCGCCATACGTCCTCTATGATGGGCGGAATACTTCTCCCATTCGTCCTCTGTTGGCGGTCTGGTTCCGATCAGACTCATATCACCCTTTAACACATTGAAGAACTGCGGGAATTCATCGAGTGACCAGTCACGGATCCGGTTTCCGATGCCCTTCTTGATCGTACCATCCGGCAGCTTCTTGCAGCCAATGATTCGCGGATCATATTCCATCTTGAACATCATGCCATCCTTAACCTGATTCTGCTCCATCAGCTCTGCTTTTCGTGCTTCCGCATCCATATACATGCTTCGGAATTTATAGATCTTGAACTTCTTACCATTCTTACCGATACGGTACTGCGAGAAGAAGATCGGTCCCGGTGATGCAATATAGATACATGGTGCAAGGATGATCGTAAGAATGCCTGTAAAGATACATCCCACAATTCCACCAAGGATATCGATTGCCCGCTTCACAAAAGCCTGATACATCGTTATATATGTAGTGCTGACGGTCAGTACATGATGACCAAGCTGTTTATCGAATACATACTGATAATTAGAAAGCTCTGCCGGAACACGCACCCGCACATGAACCGTGATTCCCATATCTGCAAGCTGTCCCAGAAGATTCTCCGGAATATGCTTCTCAAATGGTATATTCACATAGACCTCATCTACCCAGCCATGCATGATCTGTTCCAGAACTTCGTCTGAATATGTATATATACTAAGCTCCAAATCTGCATATTCTGTATTGTAGCTTTCTGCCTCATCCTCAGTTGCATCTAATAATACAACACCTGCAACCCGATACAGATTATAGTATTCTGTATCCATTTCTGCAAGTAACGCATTCAGATATTCTTTGACTGTCACGATCACAATAGATTTCTTTGCCACACGATGTCTTCGTATATATTCCTTCCAGAGAAGTGTAACCACATAACCCATAACCAGATAAATCATGCCAAACAAAGCCATAACCTTTCTGGAATAGGCCGCACCCATCTTCATCATGAACAGAACAAATACTGCCAGAAGTACAACCAGTACAGACTGCTTCACGGATGCGATTGCTTCACGAAAACGTCCTCGTTGCAATACGCCTTTATATATATGACATACTATGGTAACCAATAATTGAAATAATGTCAGAAGTACGGCTATTGTCCGATATAACTTACTATGATACGGATTCTCTGTTCCCATCCGTATAAAATACGCCATACAATAAGATGCATGCAGTGCTATCAGATTCAGCACTGTAAAATCCAGATGTTTTAACCAGCCCTGCGGTCCTTTTCTATACATTGTATTCCCTCATTTCCCTCATAAATGTGTTCATCATGTATCTTTATCAAGTCAAGCTATATAAATATAGTTGTTAATGGCTTAGAAATCCTTAACGCTTCTTAGCCACTAACAACTATAATTCAATTCTTATTAAAAGTCAATTTTCTACGTTTAAGTTGAGTGTAGAAATTTCCGGAAATAATACTGTTATTTTAGGCAAATTTTCCAAAGTATTCGACGCAGTTCTACAACTTATATCCATTCTTCTTTAACAGCGCTCTCGCTGTCTCCGGTGAATCCACACCTTCTGCATTCTTGATCGGGGCGAATTCATAGTCTCTGACAACCTCGAATGGCAGACAGTCATTCATGAACTGAAGCATATCAAGAGCAAGTGTCTCGAACTTATAGCCGTTCGGCTCCGCAGGCTTTACCAACTCTTTTTTCTCATTCATATATGGAATAACCTTCTTCGCAGCATGAAGCGGCATATTCTCGTTTAAGAGCACCTTCAACTGATCAACCGGGAAGATATAATTTAAGATCACCCCATAGTTATAGGCATAGTCACCGTTTGCATTTTTCTCAAACCGCATATCATCTGTTAATTCATAATATTCTACGATATGTGGCTTTCCATCCAGATTACAAAGGACGCCTACCCGTTCATATGGATCTGCTTTCTTTACGACTTTTGCTGCCGACTGGTAATCCTCCATCATCATTGCTCCAAGGAATACCGGGTCTGCGATCTTCTGTAAGACATTGTCTACAGCGAATACATTGATATACCGGATGCCTTCTTTATCAAGCTGTTCTACCAGTCCTGCCCGTTTCATGGATGAGAACCAGCCACCATTTCCATTTGGTGACAGGCAGATCTTTGATGGTGCTTCCATCAATATCTTTCCATTAAAATCAACGGATGGTACCAGCTCCTGTTTGAAGAAATGCAGATACTCCTCCTTATATTCAAAATTCTTATGCTCTGCAAAGAAGGATGTCGTTGCTTCGTAGTTCTTATCACTGGTCATGATATAGAGATGGATCCATCGTCCAAGTGTCCTCACAACAGTCAGGATCGTCTTCACCTGACATTCGAAGATATAGAGATCTCTCGTCAGTCCGATATTGTATGTGCCCTTCGGCCCATCAAATCCAAGTCTGGTTCCCTGACCTCCGGCAAGCATAACAAGAGCGAGCTGTCCTTTCTGGATCGCCGTCTCGCCAAGTACCTTGTAAGCGAATTCGTATTCTTTGATCGTATCAAGCGTTAATGCCGCTGTCGGTGTGATCGAGCCGGTCTTTCCGGCTGTGCCTTTTTCTTTTAACACATCAAACATCGAGAAGTCTATCTCGCCGATCTGTAACAGCAGGCTCTGCTTCTCTTCATCGTTTAGTTCATCATAATAGGCGAGCACATGCTCCTGCCCGTACTTTTTCAAAATTTCCAAAGCGTTTTCATATGTCATATATTTTCCCTCACATTTCTATGTCGCCACTATGTATGAGGTTAACTATACTATTATTCCGCAAAACGCTTCCGCTCTATCTTCGACGTAGCGGTACATAAGGCTGCAAAGGACGCAGCCTAAGTACCGACGCTCAGATAGGTTTGCTTCATAATATATAGCAAAACCTCATACTCGTGGCATTTACGTTATCTTGTTTTACACTGTCAGTTAATAACTATAGATACATTGTATGCAACAAACCGCGCTTTGCGGAATACAATATCTGCTTTACATAGCCAGTTAATGACTGCGGATATATTGTATGTAGCAAACCTCTCTTTGCGTCGGTACTTAGGCTGCGTATTTTGCAGCCTTATGTACCGCTACGTCAAAGATAGAGCGGAAGCGTTTTGCGGAATACAATATATCCGCAGTCATTAACGTCCGTTATTCAATGCATAACACGTTTTCTCACTTCTAACGTCTCTTTAAAGACCTTTGCTACATCCTTTAATCCAATCCTTCTTCCGCCCCTGCTGTCATCCCGGCTGTAGTTCAGCTCAATCGGAGCTTCGCAGATCTTTCTGCCATCTTTTGCTGCCATGGCAAGGATCTCAATATCAAATGCATATCCTTCTGCCTGCATCTGGCTGACGATTGGTTTGATCACTTCTTTTTTGAATAACTTGATACCGGTCTGTGTATCGTGGGTGTTCAGATGGAACATCATCTTTAACATCAGATAATATCCATAGCTCATAATCTTACGCAGCATCGGATAATGGAGCTTCGATTCCGGATGCAACTTGGAACCGATCACGATATCGGCGTTCTGCTCCTTCATATCTTTTAAGAATCGTTTCAGCAGGATCGGTGGCAGTTCCAGATCGGAATCCAGAAATGCGATGTATCGTCCCTCTGCTGCTGCGATCCCTGTCCGGATGGCATGTCCTTTTCCACCATTCGGCTGATACGAGATCCCCCTGATATGGGTATCCTGCATTTCAGCCCGGTGGATACACTCTGCGGTATTATCTGCACTTCCGTCATCAACTGCTATGATCTCATACCGTTTGACGAAACCGGACAACACCCTGCTGGTTTCAAGCAGATTATCTGCTATATGTGTTCCTTCATTATAGGCGGGCATGACGACAGATAGGGTCATATCCCCTTCCTTATTTGTTTCCATGGTCAATGTTCTCCTGTCTGACAGTCTTATTCTTCTATGTTCGCCTGTTTTACGATACCGTAGACTGCCTCTCTGACGATTTCCGACATGGATACACCTTTTTGCTTTGCATACTTTGAAAGCAGTTCATGTGTATCTGTGTCGATTCTTAGTCTCAGAATTGTGTCTTTCCGTTTATCGGTCGGTCTTCCCGGACCTCTCTTGATTTCCTCTGCCATCTCCCTGCTCCGTTTCTTTTTATTTAAAGAAAATACTTCTTTACTCCATGTATCGCATATCCTGCAAAATATCCAAGTGACTTCACTGTTCCAAATCCCATCTTCCGGTATACCTGATACGTCATCTTTGCAGAATGTAATTTGGAACCTGATTTACTGTTCTTCACCATCCGGTAAAGCAGTAACGGTTCATTGATGCCTGCTGCCTCCCCGTATTTCTTAAGGATCTGCAGCCAGCAGATATAATCCTCGTGAGCATCATCATCCCCCATCGGGAACTCTGCTGCCACCTCACGCTTCATCACTACGGATGAGCAGTTGATCACATTTCCATATAACATACCTTTATAAGTGATCTTCTCCGGTACCGGCAAGATCCGCCCGGTATGGGTTCCGTCCTCTTCCATCAGTTCTCTGGCAGTTGAGGATAATACCACTCCGGTCTTCTTCATAACAGCAAGCTGCTTTGAGAGCTTTCCCGGCCGCCAGATATCATCGGAATCTAAGAATGCTACATATTCGCCCTCTGCAAGCTGCACACCTTTATTTCTCGTTGCTGCTACGCCAAGATTGGTTTCATTCTTATATAGTCTAACCTGTGGATTGCTTTTATATTCTGCCAAGCACTCCGTCGGATCCTCCGGTGAACAGTCGTCGATCACGATGATCTCTGATATCACATCCTGACAAAGTGCGGAATCGATTGCCTGTTTAATTGTTCTACTGCAATTATATGCCGGAATGATCACGGATACTTCTGGTTTCATTTACTTCTTTTCCTCTACACTATAGAAGGCATCCTCGGCTTCATCATGCGGATGCTTGATGCCTGTTTTCTTTGTCTTGTCTTCACGGATCGCTGTCGTCTGATTTGCATCGATTCCTTCCGTGTTCTCCTTCTGGAATAAGATCTTGAAGGTCAGCAGGATCAGCTTCAGATCCAGCCATAAGGAATACTGCTCATAATATGTCAGATCAAGCTTCACCTTATCTCTCGGTGTGGTGTTATATTTACCGTAGACCTGCGCATATCCGGTAAGTCCGGCTTTCATCTTCAGACGATAATCGAATTCCGGGAAGGTCTCCCTGTACTGCGCTGCGATCTCCGGACGCTCCGGTCTAGGACCTACGACTGACATATCACCCTTTAAGATATTAAAGAGCTGTGGCAGCTCGTCTAAGTGTGTGGCACGGATCACACGGCCAACCGGTGTGATTCTGTCATCATGCTTTCTTGCAAGCTGTGCGCCATGTTCCTCGGAGTCCATCCGCATACTTCTGAATTTCATGATCTTGAATACCCTGCCATTTAGGGTCAGACGATCCTGTTTATAGAATACAGGGCCTCTGTCATAGAGCTTGATCGCAAGTGCGATCAGGATCATAAACGGTGAAAAGATAATGATCATGATCAGAGATACGATAATATCCATCAGACGCTTGAAGATCATATCTTCTCCTGTCAGTCCCTGGTTTCTGGATAATAATAACGGTGTATCAAACAAATGGATCGGTTCTGCTCCTAAGATAATGATATCCGATAACTTCGGTACCACATACGAACGGATTGAATGCTCGAAGCAGTATTTTACCAGTTCGTTTCTGATATATGCCTTTGTCTCACAA is a window from the Lachnospiraceae bacterium GAM79 genome containing:
- a CDS encoding ribbon-helix-helix protein, CopG family; amino-acid sequence: MAEEIKRGPGRPTDKRKDTILRLRIDTDTHELLSKYAKQKGVSMSEIVREAVYGIVKQANIEE
- a CDS encoding glycosyltransferase family 2 protein, with product MKPEVSVIIPAYNCSRTIKQAIDSALCQDVISEIIVIDDCSPEDPTECLAEYKSNPQVRLYKNETNLGVAATRNKGVQLAEGEYVAFLDSDDIWRPGKLSKQLAVMKKTGVVLSSTARELMEEDGTHTGRILPVPEKITYKGMLYGNVINCSSVVMKREVAAEFPMGDDDAHEDYICWLQILKKYGEAAGINEPLLLYRMVKNSKSGSKLHSAKMTYQVYRKMGFGTVKSLGYFAGYAIHGVKKYFL
- a CDS encoding exopolysaccharide biosynthesis polyprenyl glycosylphosphotransferase; the encoded protein is MEETRHVRKRDIYKRIITFSEGVLLLAAEVLLFARMWYTEYADNTQAIQIPFWNKGNWAVIGMYAIIIYLFTKLYGGYKVGFLRVMDVLFSQILSLVCANIVGYIELCIIARNYLPALNMIELTFLEIIVIFIWVFVCRMMYRKFYPPRHLLLVYGYKTPTEFIDKINARKDKYIIADRIHVSEGEKALKEKILQYDGVILCETKAYIRNELVKYCFEHSIRSYVVPKLSDIIILGAEPIHLFDTPLLLSRNQGLTGEDMIFKRLMDIIVSLIMIIIFSPFMILIALAIKLYDRGPVFYKQDRLTLNGRVFKIMKFRSMRMDSEEHGAQLARKHDDRITPVGRVIRATHLDELPQLFNILKGDMSVVGPRPERPEIAAQYRETFPEFDYRLKMKAGLTGYAQVYGKYNTTPRDKVKLDLTYYEQYSLWLDLKLILLTFKILFQKENTEGIDANQTTAIREDKTKKTGIKHPHDEAEDAFYSVEEKK
- a CDS encoding glycosyltransferase family 2 protein; this encodes METNKEGDMTLSVVMPAYNEGTHIADNLLETSRVLSGFVKRYEIIAVDDGSADNTAECIHRAEMQDTHIRGISYQPNGGKGHAIRTGIAAAEGRYIAFLDSDLELPPILLKRFLKDMKEQNADIVIGSKLHPESKLHYPMLRKIMSYGYYLMLKMMFHLNTHDTQTGIKLFKKEVIKPIVSQMQAEGYAFDIEILAMAAKDGRKICEAPIELNYSRDDSRGGRRIGLKDVAKVFKETLEVRKRVMH